One part of the Pseudopipra pipra isolate bDixPip1 chromosome 3, bDixPip1.hap1, whole genome shotgun sequence genome encodes these proteins:
- the LOC135411273 gene encoding protein ELYS-like isoform X1 — translation MRDLTAQVTSSLLQFPEVTVEALGEDEITLDSGLCGKFSGGRSGLAWLACGPQLEVVSSVTGERLSAYRFSGVNEQPPTVRVVKEFSWQKRTGLLVGLEEAEGSVLCLYDLGISRVVKAVVLPGRVTAIEPISNDGGASVSTRHLHQSLRWLFGVAAVATDVGHVLLVDLCLDDLSCSQNEVEASDLEVVTRIPAEVPQRREAVTREGRHLCFQLRSPSGVAVSTLSYIGRSNQLIVGFSDGYLSLWNMKTLKREHYSQLEGGRIPIYAVTFQEPENDPRNCCYLWAVQSTQQSEGDVVSLHLLQLAFGDRKRLASGQVLYEGLEYCDERYSLDLTGGIFPLRGQTSNTKLLSCQTIEKFRNHVDREDSVNEVISPDTSVSIFSWQVNTYGQGKPSTYLGVFDINRWYHAQMPDSLRPEEFLHDCPYFALWSLDAVTSMTSPNLILDILVHERSLSRGVPPSYPPPEQFFNPSTYNFDVTCLLNSGVVHMTCTGFQKETLKFLKKSGPLISEAIHDSYTRCLVAGLLSPRLVDVQPSSLSQVSEEQLEAVLSAAVQTGSLELLTGCIKHWTCEEQPSSAVNLRFVLEWTWNKVICTKDELDQICVPLFDGSCNFIDPQTLQSLQHCQLLLSSLSTVLNCFLTEARELTEKGFTDLTNKQLVTSLISLYAQVVIWFCRSSLLPEGLDDHMHLSRPFYNYPLIQSYYTGHRQKLERLSRGKWDSDCLMIDGMVSQLGDQVEKLWQRDEGGTGKYPPASLHALLDLYLLESVEESDKHAITIYLLLDIMHSFPNRTETSIDSFPTAFAIPWGLVKLIQGFWLLDHNDYENSLALLFHPATIKTVPWQHTRIIQSLMCQGEHRRALRYIQMMKPSMSSSSEVRLFLTVLLSNRCMVEAWGLLQQHTTKLNVEELLKHMYEICQEMGLMEDLLKLPFTDTEKECLEKFLQSNAGVQNHEFLLVHHLQRANYIPALQLNQSMKVNLMNDRDPRLRERAVARNSLLDQYGKILPRVQRKLAVERAKPYRLPSSVLREVSRPKPLSTVTRQANAGNVHTRATFISKVLSKIGEVWLGNEQKPNISQYDSPRATEPAVITHPLPGTELPDAFLGTPVTKFSQKCSRLLDLVVRPVPSCSAAQGESWQTPCRASTSFVASSPLKSSTHHSISQKNFPRASELNLLETPLVVKRAKVLATSSSGFPGFTPQSILRSSLRTTPLATPSASPGRSVTPPLRAKEPRITFREENSNAKWTVGVTEDDKALFGASSEHHDDTVEVSESRGKTTLFTLSNAGDSHAELQESSENISGGNLEKMDVSKENSNFSVRSDQTTLEYHDAKSPGDFEDDVIFIAAKPANSSTEETADVQELEKEGDSEMIEDKPFQMDQPDPSEPRKEGGFVEESNTECLTLPEDDKLMFKAAEATTFGATNEGETNYRESEMTSSSEEKAIAVAANPQLSEFLETDSESVISILDSEDVVSTHSENHLEGKCVDLPEECNPEAAEVEKVPVSNSLPKTEEIHVIEDTSEPPPETSPYSELDPSGSLHYSYENIEQQFACDLPDNKDSECDAAEGDGDLFLSQSSFSLVLEGEEGEAEMGDPTLVDACKPEGTTVEEKPVTNLGNTESQEHVTNSVSTVTGDQESQNTAESFPYVPEPIKVAIAENLLDVIKDTRSKEFTSEVVEQSIHETIGKKVTRFQKAKAFLTPVPEGVEEETSRHQVEYAIAPRTRTRGQLSRSLSILSADPQQLLKTDTPVPFGLSPRRSTRRTKEASETSSLQTEENLQEEQILAMPVTPRRGRKPKLTHLEKTESSHSDGQTSSDTTQSIAVTPRRRLRRAKEAASELSEEANEEMSLAEGSIITSSTSKRIRGGKASAGDPKTGETDSDRKIKPAVSPSRSARKPKSFNSQFTENTVQDQEVQPSDQLLLPVPTKRGRRRKMSSSEVSENSDLDLSKSSLPQTEFKLPATPRRSARKGAQNLMADTESTSTQEDINSGGKVEVLDTPRKRTRRVPHEKPEKTDAHEQTPAQPSEEPTTPRTTVRTGRRGRKRRSMSEEALPQGPDGSPLLLEDINPSGHDQTLRALTDRVTRTRSRKTAMHQKLTVEENESFHFSPPLTKLTKKFEAEKADQPVQLKDLDPDLSSQFVFSPPLLRSRRKDVSSISRIVKEPELPTKEEEDTKSIESGGKQKLKRARTTKSKIKKASKTTKECSWSPPPVEVKFISPFATPVDGTKSKQKETTDAAGKTLRKNKKRLSNFPKPVLRRKML, via the exons atgCGAGACCTAACAGCTCAGGTAACGAGCAGTCTGCTGCAGTTTCCAGAGGTGACTGTTGAGGCGCTTGGGGAAGATGAGATCACCCTAGACTCTGGGCTGTGCGGGAAGTTTTCTGGAG GCAGAAGTGGGCTGGCGTGGCTGGCGTGTGGTCCTCAGCTGGAGGTCGTGAGCTCTGTGACAGGAGAGCGGCTCTCTGCGTATCGTTTCAGCGGAGTCAatgagcagcctcccactgtTCGCGTGGTAAAGGAGTTTTCATGGCAGAAGAGAACTGGGCTCCTGGTTGGGTTGGAAGAAGCCGAGGGAAGTGTTCTGTGTCTGTACGACCTTGGAATCTCTCGAGTGGTTAAAGCAGTTGTTCTTCCAGGCAGG GTAACTGCAATAGAACCCATAAGCAATGACGGAGGAGCCAGTGTGAGCACTCGGCACCTACACCAGAGTCTGCGATGGCTTTTTGGAGTGGCAGCAGTGGCTACAGATGTTGGTCATGTACTTCTGGTTGACCTTTGTTTGGATGATTTATCTTGCAGTCAGAATGAAGTAGAAGCATCAG ATCTAGAAGTTGTCACTAGAATTCCTGCTGAAGTTCCACAAAGAAGAGAAGCTGTGACCAGAGAAGGGAGACATCTCTGTTTTCAATTACGAAGTCCTTCAGGAGTGGCAGTGTCAACCCTGAGCTACATAGGCAGAAGCAATCAGCTCATTGTGGGTTTTTCTGATGGTTACCTGTCATTATGGAACATGAAAACGTTGAAGAGGGA GCACTACTCTCAGCTTGAAGGAGGAAGAATTCCTATCTATGCTGTTACTTTTCAAGAGCCTGAGAATGATCCTCGCAATTGTTGCTACTTGTGGGCTGTTCAGTCTACACAGCAAAG TGAAGGTGACGTTGTGAGTTTACATCTGTTGCAGTTAGCATTTGGTGACAGGAAACGTCTGGCATCTGGACAAGTCTTGTATGAG ggTTTGGAGTACTGTGATGAAAGGTACAGTTTAGATCTCACTGGTGGGATTTTTCCCTTGAGAGGGCAGACCAGCAATACTAAATTACTCAGCTGTCAGACCATAGAAAAATTTCGCAACCATGTTGACAGAGAGGACAGCGTTAATGAAG TAATCTCTCCTGACACCAGTGTATCAATCTTCAGTTGGCAAGTGAATACATATGGTCAGGGAAAACCATCTACTTATTTGGGTGTATTTGACATCAATCGCTGGTATCATGCTCAAATGCCAGACTCACTGAG gCCAGAAGAATTCCTTCATGATTGCCCCTATTTTGCATTGTGGTCACTGGATGCTGTAACAAGCATGACTTCTCCCAACCTCATTTTGGATATTCTGGTACATGAGCGGAGTTTAAGTCGGGGAGTTCCTCCTTCTTATCCACCACCTGAGCAGTTTTTTAATCCAAGCACCTATAACTTTG atgtTACGTGCTTGCTGAACTCAGGAGTCGTTCACATGACTTGCACTGGCTTTCAGAAAGAG ACCTTGAAGTTCTTGAAGAAATCTGGTCCTTTAATAAGTGAAGCCATTCATGACAGCTACACCAGGTGTCTTGTAGCTGGCTTACTGTCTCCAAGACTGGTTGATGTCCAACCATCCAGTTTGAGTCAGGTGAGT GAGGAGCAGTTGGAAGCAGTATTGTCAGCGGCTGTTCAGACAGGTTCTTTAGAACTTCTGACTGGATGCATCAAACACTGGACTTGTGAAG agcAGCCAAGTTCTGCTGTTAATTTACGGTTTGTTCTTGAGTGGACATGGAACAAAGTAATCTGTACAAAAGATGAACTGGACCAAATAT GTGTTCCGCTGTTTGACGGCTCCTGCAACTTCATTGACCCCCAGACATTACAGTCCCTTCAGCACTGCCAGTTGCTCTTGAGCAGCCTCAGCACGGTCTTAAACTGTTTTCTAACAGAAGCACGAGAGCTTACTGAGAAAG gttttacaGACTTGACAAATAAGCAGCTGGTAACTAGCCTCATTTCTTTGTATGCACAAGTGGTCATCTGGTTCTGTCGATCCAGTCTCCTTCCTGAGGGTTTAG ATGATCATATGCATTTGTCTAGACCTTTCTACAATTATCCTTTGATTCAGAGCTACTATACTGGTCACCGACAGAAACTTGAGCGTTTATCAAG AGGAAAATGGGATTCTGACTGCTTGATGATTGATGGAATGGTTTCCCAGTTAGGAGACCAAGTTGAGAAGCTGTGGCAGAGAGATGAAGGAGGAACTGGGAAGTACCCACCTGCTAGTTTACAT GCACTGCTGGATCTCTATTTGCTGGAAAGTGTTGAAGAAAGCGACAAACATGCAATT ACAATTTACTTGCTGTTGGATATCATGCATTCCTTTCCAAATAGAACAGAAACTTCCATCGACTCCTTTCCAACTGCCTTTGCTATCCCTTGGGGTCTCGTTAAGCTTATTCAAGGGTTTTGGCTTCTAGATCACAATGATTATGAA AATTCACTGGCCCTGCTCTTCCACCCAGCTACAATCAAAACTGTGCCGTGGCAACACACGAGAATTATTCAGTCCCTCATGTGCCAAGGAGAGCACAGGCGAGCCCTCAGGTACATCCAGATGATGAAGCCATCCATGTCAAGCAGTAGCGAAGTGCGGCTTTTCCTCACTGTGCTGTTGTCCAATAG GTGCATGGTGGAGGCTTGGGGTCTGTTGCAGCAACATACCACTAAATTAAATGTAGAAGAGCTGTTAAAGCACATGTATGAAATCTGTCAGGAGATGGGGCTAATGGAAGATTTACTGAAGCTGCCGTTCACAGACACTGAAAAA GAGTGTCTGGAGAAGTTTTTACAGAGCAATGCTGGTGTTCAGAATCACGAATTCCTTCTAGTCCACCATCTGCAGCGTGCCAACTATATCCCTGCACTACAGCTGAATCAGTCAATGAAGGTTAATCTTATG AACGATCGTGATCCTCGCTTGAGAGAAAGAGCAGTTGCCAGAAATTCTCTGTTAGACCAGTATGGCAAGATCCTTCCTAGAGTTCAAAGGAAGCTGGCTGTAGAGAGAGCTAAGCCTTACCGTTTGCCTTCATCAGTCTTAAGAGAAG TGTCAAGGCCAAAGCCATTATCAACAGTAACACGACAGGCTAATGCAGGAAATGTGCACACACGAGCAACTTTCATCAGTAAAGTACTGTCCAAAATTGGAGAAGTATGGTTAGGAAAtgaacaaaaaccaaacatttcACAATATGATAG TCCTAGAGCTACAGAACCAGCAGTCATTACACATCCTCTCCCTGGTACAGAGTTGCCCGATGCATTTCTTGGGACACCTGTTACAAAGTTTTCTCAAAAGTGTTCCAG ATTGCTGGATTTGGTGGTTCGTCCTGTTCCTTCCTGTTCTGCGGCACAGGGTGAAAGCTGGCAGACACCGTGCAGAGCTTCTACTTCTTTTGTGGCATCCAGCCCACTGAAATCAAGTACACATCACTCCATCTCTCAAAAGAATTTTCCAAGAGCATCAGAGCTGAATTTACTGGAGACTCCTCTTGTGGTAAag aGAGCTAAAGTTTTGGCCACGTCTTCTTCTGGGTTTCCTGGGTTTACTCCTCAGTCTATTCTCAGGTCCAGCCTTCGCACTACACCCCTAGCAACTCCCTCGGCATCTCCAGGACGATCAGTTACTCCTCCACTACGAGCAAAGGAACCTAGAATAACTTTCAGGGAAGAGAATTCTAATGCAAAATGGACTGTTGGG GTAACAGAAGATGATAAAGCACTATTTGGAGCTTCATCTGAGCATCATGATGACACGGTAGAGGTGTCTGAAAGTAGAGGTAAAACAACTCTGTTTACTCTGAGCAATGCTGGGGACAGTCATGCTGAATTGCAGGAGTCTTCAGAAAACATATCTGGAGGTAATTTGGAAAAAATGGATGTCAGCAAAGAAAATAGTAACTTCTCTGTCAGATCAGACCAAACTACTTTGGAGTATCATGATGCAAAATCACCTGGTGATTTTGAAGATGATGTCATCTTTATAGCTGCTAAACCAGCTAATTCCTCCACTGAAGAAACTGCTGATGTTCAAGAactggagaaggaaggagacagtgaAATGATTGAAGATAAACCTTTCCAGATGGATCAACCAGATCCTTCGGAACCAAGAAAAGAAGGTG GATTTGTGGAAGAATCAAATACTGAATGTCTTACACTTCCCGAGGATGATAAATTGATGTTTAAAGCTGCTGAGGCCACTACTTTTGGGGCTACAAATGAAGG TGAAACAAACTACCGGGAGTCTGAAATGACCTCTTCATCAGAAGAAAAAGCCATAGCAGTTGCAGCAAATCCACAGCTCTCTGAGTTCCTGGAGACAGACAGTGAAT CTGTGATAAGTATCCTTGACAGTGAGGATGTGGTCAGTACACATTCAGAAAATCACCTCGAGGGGAAGTGTGTGGATTTACCTGAAGAATGTAACCCTGAAGCAGCTGAAGTTGAAAAAGTCCCTGTTTCTAATAGTCTTCCTAAAACTGAGGAAATTCAT GTTATTGAAGATACTTCAGAACCACCACCTGAAACATCACCATATAGTGAACTAGATCCATCGGGCAGTCTTCATTATAGCTATGAAAATATAGAGCAACAGTTTGCATGTGATTTGCCTGATAATAAAGATAGTGAATGTGAtgcagctgagggagatggaGACCTTTTTCTGTCTCAGAGTAGTTTTAGCTTAGTTTtggaaggagaagaaggtgAAGCAGAGATGGGAGATCCTACATTAGTAGATGCTTGTAAACCAGAAGGCACAACAGTGGAGGAAAAACCTGTGACCAATTTAGGAAATACTGAAAGCCAAGAACATGTTACAAACTCAGTGTCCACTGTAACTGGTGATCAGGAATCTCAAAATACTGCAGAGTCATTCCCATATGTGCCTGAACCCATTAAGGTTGCTATTGCTGAGAACTTACTGGATGTAATCAAAGACACAAGAAGTAAAGAATTTACATCTGAAGTTGTAGAACAATCTATTCATGAAACTATAGGTAAAAAGGTAACTAGATTCCAGAAGGCAAAAGCTTTCTTAACACCTGTGCCAGAAGGAGTGGAAGAGGAAACCAGCAGACATCAAGTAGAGTATGCCATTGCTCCAAGAACACGCACAAGGGGACAACTGAGTAGAAGTCTAAGTATTCTGTCAGCAGACCCTCAGCAACTACTGAAGACAGACACACCAGTTCCATTTGGACTATCTCCTCGGAGAAGTACCAGGCGAACAAAAGAAGCATCTGAGACTTCCAGTCTTCAAACAGAGGAAAATCTTCAAGAGGAGCAAATACTTGCAATGCCCGTTACTCCTAGGAGAGGTAGGAAACCTAAACTGACTCAtttagaaaaaacagaaagcagcCATTCTGATGGACAAACCTCGTCTGACACTACACAGTCCATAGCTGTTACTCCAAGAAGAAGATTAAGAAGAGCAAAGGAAGCTGCATCTGAACTCTCAGAAGAGGCTAATGAGGAAATGTCTCTTGCTGAAGGTAGCATTATTACCTCTTCTACTTCCAAAAGGATTAGAGGAGGAAAAGCTTCAGCTGGAGATCCAAAAACTGGTGAGACTGACAGTGATCGTAAGATAAAACCAGCAGTCAGTCCCAGTAGAAGTGCAAGAAAACCGAAAAGCTTTAATTCACAGTTTACTGAAAATACTGTTCAGGATCAAGAGGTGCAGCCTAGTGACCAACTCCTTTTACCTGTGCCAACTAAAAGAGGCAGAAGAAGAAAGATGAGTTCTTCAGAAGTTTCAGAAAATTCTGATCTTGATCTGTCTAAATCATCGCTTCCTCAAACAGAATTTAAACTTCCTGCCACTCCTAGAAGAAGTGCTAGGAAGGGGGCACAAAATCTTATGGCAGACACAGAGTCTACCTCTACTCAGGAAGACATAAATTCAGGTGGGAAAGTAGAAGTCCTTGATACTCCTAGGAAAAGAACTAGAAGAGTGCCACAtgagaaaccagaaaaaacagATGCTCATGAGCAAACACCTGCACAGCCAAGTGAGGAGCCAACCACACCCAGGACTACAGTAAGGACAGGGCGTCGGGGCAGAAAGAGGCGATCAATGTCGGAGGAGGCCCTCCCGCAGGGACCTGATGGCAGTCCTTTGCTGCTTGAAGACATAAACCCATCAGGACATGATCAGACATTGAGAGCTCTAACAGATCGTGTTACAAGAACCAGATCCCGCAAAACTGCCATGCATCAGAAACTGACTGTTGAGGAAAATGAGTCTTttcatttctctcctcctctcacAAAGCTGACAAAGAAATTTGAAG CTGAAAAAGCAGACCAGCCTGTGCAGTTAAAGGATTTAGACCCGGATTTGTCTTCTCAGTTCGTCTTTTCACCCCCTCTTTTGAGGTCAAGAAGAAAAGATGTATCTAGCATTTCCCGAATCGTGAAAGAACCA GAGCTTCCAACTAAAGAGGAGGAGGATACCAAATCCATAGAATCTGGGGGAAAGCAAAAATTGAAGAGAGCTAGAACTACAAAATCAAAAATTAAGAAAGCAAGCAa AACCACAAAAGAATGTTCTTGGTCACCTCCACCTGTGGAAGTAAAATTCATCTCTCCTTTTGCAACTCCAGTAGAtggaacaaaaagcaaacagaaagaaaccaCAGATGCAGCAGGGAAGACTctaagaaagaacaaaaaaagactGTCTAATTTTCCAAAGCCAGTTTTGCGCCGGAAGATGCTGtaa